The following proteins are encoded in a genomic region of Streptococcus gwangjuense:
- a CDS encoding PrsW family intramembrane metalloprotease, whose translation MKKNSILFIFILLLCIGLQYETIYYTDGSMSGAEYGLLGVSIFLALFYMIPALYFLFRIGKKWELPKNSLILSLLGGMFLAGWLSSFANTYIHDLLGVLFPDSAFLNAFESAIVAPLVEEPLKLLPLVFVLALIPVRKLKSLFLLGIASGLGFQMIEDIGYIRTDLPEGFDFTISRILERIISGIASHWTFSGLAVVGVYLLYRAYKGQKVGKKQGLIFLGLALGTHFLFNSPFVELETELPLAIPLVTAITLYGFYQAYRFVEKHNELMN comes from the coding sequence ATGAAGAAAAACAGTATTTTATTTATTTTTATTTTATTGCTATGTATTGGTTTACAGTATGAAACCATCTACTATACGGATGGTTCGATGTCAGGTGCGGAATATGGCCTACTGGGAGTTTCTATCTTTCTAGCTCTCTTTTACATGATTCCGGCTCTTTATTTCCTTTTCCGTATTGGGAAAAAATGGGAATTGCCAAAGAACTCCTTGATCTTGTCTTTATTGGGTGGGATGTTCCTTGCAGGCTGGTTGTCTAGCTTTGCTAATACCTATATCCATGATTTATTGGGGGTTCTTTTCCCAGATAGTGCATTTTTAAATGCCTTTGAAAGTGCGATTGTGGCTCCTTTGGTAGAAGAACCCTTGAAATTGTTGCCACTTGTTTTTGTTTTAGCTTTGATTCCTGTGCGAAAATTAAAATCTTTGTTTTTACTAGGGATTGCTTCTGGTTTGGGATTCCAAATGATTGAGGATATTGGCTACATTCGTACGGATTTACCAGAGGGATTTGACTTTACTATTTCGAGAATTTTAGAGCGTATTATCTCAGGAATTGCTTCTCACTGGACTTTTTCAGGTTTGGCGGTAGTAGGTGTTTACTTGCTTTACAGAGCCTATAAAGGACAGAAGGTTGGCAAGAAACAGGGGCTTATTTTCCTAGGTTTAGCCTTGGGAACTCACTTCCTGTTTAACTCTCCTTTTGTGGAGTTGGAGACAGAGTTGCCATTAGCGATTCCATTGGTTACGGCTATTACTCTCTATGGTTTTTATCAGGCTTATCGCTTTGTTGAGAAGCATAATGAGTTGATGAACTAG
- a CDS encoding beta-class carbonic anhydrase — MSYFEQFMQANQAYVALHGQLNLPLKPKTRVAIVTCMDSRLHVAQALGLALGDAHILRNAGGRVTEDMIRSLVISQQQMGTREIVVLHHTDCGAQTFENGPFQEYLKEELGVDVSDQDFLPFQDIEESVREDMQLLIESPLIPDDVIISGAIYDVDTGSMTVVEL; from the coding sequence GTGTCGTATTTTGAACAGTTTATGCAAGCTAATCAGGCTTATGTTGCCCTACATGGGCAGTTAAATCTGCCACTTAAACCCAAAACCAGAGTAGCCATTGTGACCTGTATGGACTCACGTCTGCACGTTGCACAAGCTCTAGGTTTGGCACTTGGGGATGCTCATATCTTGCGGAATGCAGGTGGCCGAGTGACTGAGGACATGATTCGTTCGCTGGTTATTTCCCAGCAACAAATGGGGACAAGAGAGATTGTGGTATTGCACCATACAGACTGTGGTGCTCAGACCTTTGAAAATGGTCCTTTTCAGGAGTATTTAAAAGAGGAACTAGGTGTCGATGTGTCAGATCAGGACTTCTTGCCCTTCCAAGATATAGAGGAGAGTGTACGCGAGGACATGCAACTTCTTATCGAGTCTCCCCTAATACCAGACGATGTCATTATCTCTGGTGCTATTTACGATGTGGATACAGGAAGTATGACAGTCGTAGAATTATAA